One window of Populus nigra chromosome 5, ddPopNigr1.1, whole genome shotgun sequence genomic DNA carries:
- the LOC133693856 gene encoding homeobox-leucine zipper protein ATHB-6-like isoform X1 produces the protein MKRSLGSSDSLGALMSICPTTEEHSPRNSTHVYSREFQSMLNGLDEEGCVEESGGHVTEKKRRLSGDQVKALEKNFEVENKLEPERKVKLAQELGLQPRQVAVWFQNRRARWKTKQLERDYGLLKASYDSLKHNFDAIQQDKEALLKEIRELKAKLNEENTESNVSVKEEIILAESEDKVTEEDTPPLLDSLTASAEAKELNYENFNSSSSINNGLGASLFPDFKDGLSDSDSSAILNEDNSPNPAISSSGILQSQLMMSPPPSSSLKFNCSTSSSSPSTMNCFQFSKTYQTQFVKLEEHNFFSSEEACNFFSDEQPPTLHWYCSDQWN, from the exons ATGAAGAGATCACTTGGCAGCTCAGATTCCCTTGGTGCTTTGATGTCCATCTGTCCAACTACAG AAGAACACAGCCCAAGAAACAGCACCCATGTTTATAGCAGGGAATTCCAGTCCATGTTGAATGGCTTAGATGAAGAAGGTTGTGTGGAAGAATCAGGAGGCCATGTCACCGAGAAGAAAAGGCGATTAAGTGGAGATCAAGTCAAGGCCTTGGAGAAAAACTTTGAGGTCGAAAACAAACTTGAACCTGAGAGAAAAGTTAAGTTAGCCCAAGAACTTGGCTTGCAACCAAGACAAGTAGCTGTTTGGTTCCAAAATCGCCGTGCCCGGTGGAAAACCAAGCAATTGGAGAGAGATTATGGCCTTCTTAAAGCCAGTTATGATTCTCTTAAGCACAATTTCGATGCCATCCAACAGGACAAGGAAGCTCTACTCAAAGag ATAAGGGAACTGAAAGCAAAGCTGAATGAGGAGAACACAGAGAGCAATGTTTCTGTCAAGGAAGAGATAATTTTGGCTGAATCAGAAGACAAAGTCACTGAAGAAGACACGCCACCACTCCTTGATTCTCTTACTGCATCAGCAGAGGCTAAAGAGCTGAATTATGAGAActtcaacagcagcagcagtatTAATAATGGACTAGGAGCCTCTCTTTTCCCAGACTTCAAAGATGGGTTATCGGATAGTGACTCGAGTGCAATCTTGAATGAAGACAACAGTCCTAACCCTGCCATTTCTTCATCTGGGATTCTCCAAAGCCAGCTAATGATGTCCCCACCCCCATCctcatctctcaaattcaacTGCTCCACCTCATCTTCTTCACCATCAACAATGAATTGCTTTCAGTTCTCCAAGACTTATCAAACTCAGTTTGTGAAGTTGGAAGAGCACAATTTCTTTAGCAGTGAAGAGGCTTGCAATTTCTTCTCAGACGAGCAACCTCCAACTCTTCACTGGTACTGTTCTGATCAATGGAATTAG
- the LOC133693856 gene encoding homeobox-leucine zipper protein ATHB-6-like isoform X2 encodes MKRSLGSSDSLGALMSICPTTEHSPRNSTHVYSREFQSMLNGLDEEGCVEESGGHVTEKKRRLSGDQVKALEKNFEVENKLEPERKVKLAQELGLQPRQVAVWFQNRRARWKTKQLERDYGLLKASYDSLKHNFDAIQQDKEALLKEIRELKAKLNEENTESNVSVKEEIILAESEDKVTEEDTPPLLDSLTASAEAKELNYENFNSSSSINNGLGASLFPDFKDGLSDSDSSAILNEDNSPNPAISSSGILQSQLMMSPPPSSSLKFNCSTSSSSPSTMNCFQFSKTYQTQFVKLEEHNFFSSEEACNFFSDEQPPTLHWYCSDQWN; translated from the exons ATGAAGAGATCACTTGGCAGCTCAGATTCCCTTGGTGCTTTGATGTCCATCTGTCCAACTACAG AACACAGCCCAAGAAACAGCACCCATGTTTATAGCAGGGAATTCCAGTCCATGTTGAATGGCTTAGATGAAGAAGGTTGTGTGGAAGAATCAGGAGGCCATGTCACCGAGAAGAAAAGGCGATTAAGTGGAGATCAAGTCAAGGCCTTGGAGAAAAACTTTGAGGTCGAAAACAAACTTGAACCTGAGAGAAAAGTTAAGTTAGCCCAAGAACTTGGCTTGCAACCAAGACAAGTAGCTGTTTGGTTCCAAAATCGCCGTGCCCGGTGGAAAACCAAGCAATTGGAGAGAGATTATGGCCTTCTTAAAGCCAGTTATGATTCTCTTAAGCACAATTTCGATGCCATCCAACAGGACAAGGAAGCTCTACTCAAAGag ATAAGGGAACTGAAAGCAAAGCTGAATGAGGAGAACACAGAGAGCAATGTTTCTGTCAAGGAAGAGATAATTTTGGCTGAATCAGAAGACAAAGTCACTGAAGAAGACACGCCACCACTCCTTGATTCTCTTACTGCATCAGCAGAGGCTAAAGAGCTGAATTATGAGAActtcaacagcagcagcagtatTAATAATGGACTAGGAGCCTCTCTTTTCCCAGACTTCAAAGATGGGTTATCGGATAGTGACTCGAGTGCAATCTTGAATGAAGACAACAGTCCTAACCCTGCCATTTCTTCATCTGGGATTCTCCAAAGCCAGCTAATGATGTCCCCACCCCCATCctcatctctcaaattcaacTGCTCCACCTCATCTTCTTCACCATCAACAATGAATTGCTTTCAGTTCTCCAAGACTTATCAAACTCAGTTTGTGAAGTTGGAAGAGCACAATTTCTTTAGCAGTGAAGAGGCTTGCAATTTCTTCTCAGACGAGCAACCTCCAACTCTTCACTGGTACTGTTCTGATCAATGGAATTAG